The stretch of DNA GGCGGCAATGCCCAGGAGCCGCTGTCGGACGCTCGCGATGGCGATCAGGGTGTAGACCGCCACCAGTAGCGGCAGGAGGAACTCTGCGGAGTCGCTCTTGATCATCTTGATCATGAGGGCCACGTTGTTGACGATGACGATCCCCAGAGGCCAGCGCCGTCGCCAGATCAGGGACAGGCCGGTCACCGCGGTGAGCACGAACTTGATCATGGGGACGTTGAAGCCGAGAGAAAAGGCGAGCACGATGCCGGCGCCCTGGAGCACGGCGTTGATGACAACCATGCCCCATGTCCCCACGGGGCTGGATCGGTACCACTCGGCGATGCGGTCCAGGCGCGTGCGCGGGACCCTGGGCCCGGCCTCGGGAAGCTGTTCGATGGACGTGCTGCTCATGGCTGGCGTCTCACTGTCACTCTCACCGTCGACTCACCACCGTCTCACCGTCCGCAGCAGAACAAGGGCGAGGACTGCTACCCATGCCAGACAGATGAGGCCGTCGGTGGCGGCCGAGCTCGGTGAGGTCATGGCCTCGGGGTTCAGTGACGCGGTCGCCCGGGTCAATGCGGTCATGGGATTGAGGATGCTCAGCGGCTGGGCCACCAGGAGCATCGCCGTCCCAGCGACCGCTCCCAGGAGCGCAGTGGTCATCGTGCTGGCGAAGGACCTCATGATCGTGCCTAGCCAGGTGACGAAGGTGAGGATGACCCACATCCCCAGCGCCACGGCGCCGAACCGGGGCAGGTAGGCGGCCAGGCCCGGCAGATGGAAGCCGGCGACAAGACCGGTGAGAGCAACGGTCAGGATCAGGATCGCGGTGGTCGTCACCGCCACCTGCAGCCCGTGGAGCAGCTTGCCCGCAATGATGGCGCTCTCCACGTGATCGGCGCTCATCCGCTGCCAGTTGCGTCCCTGATGCTCACCGGCGGCGATCTGCGCCGCGAAGCCGCTCAAAGCCAGGGGAAGGATCAGCATCGAGAGCAGGAGCGTGGACTGGGGCCAGATGATGTCCCAGGTGGCGCCCAGCGCCTGGAACTCGTCTCGGTAGGTCCTGTACTGCAGGTAACCGGACAGGGACGCCAGGGCGCACAGGACGGTGACAGCACCCCAGTACCAGCGGTTGGGGGCCTTACGGTTCTCCCAGTACCAGGCGTCGCGTACCAGGGGGCGACGACGGCGTGCCGCCGACGGCGTTCTTGCCGTGAGGTCGTCGGTAGAGGTTGGCGTCGTCGGGGGGCCAGGAGTGGTGAGGGATGAAGACATGGCGTGCCTTGGGGCTGAGAACGTGGATGATGCGGCGCTGCTCATCGGTAATTCACCCTATGGACAATAGCGGTATGGGCGATGACGGTCCACCCTGTGGCGGCCAGCGCGGCGAACACCGCCAGGATCCACGGCTGAGTAGCCAGCGTCATGTCGCCGGTGGCATGTATGGACGCGTAGGAGGCTACTGTGTCGATGGGGGTGGCGGAGGGAATGATTCCCCAGGGCAGCAGCCAGGTGAAGGACCCGAGGTAGGCGTGGGGCAGGCTCCCGGCGATCAGGCCGCCGACGGCCGCTGTCCCCAGGCCGATGGCCTGCCTGTCGAAGCACATGGACAGCATGAGCTGGACCGAGGCGACGGCCAGTGCCGAGCACGCCATCACCACAAGTGCGGGTGGGAGTGCTCTCCAGTAGGAGGTGGTCACGGTCAGGCCCAGAGGGGCGGCCGCAGCGGCGAGCAGCACCAGGACGGCGGTCTCCATCGCACTCGCCGTGAGAAAGACAATGACGAGCTTGCCCCTGTACCGGGTGAGAGGCCTCTGCCCCAGTGCCGTCATCAACTGTCCCATCCGCTCCTCGGTGTCCGCGGTAACGATGCGCGAGGCCAGTAGTGCCGTCACAACCGGCATGAGGACAGTGATGACCTGGAGGAGCTCATCGAGCGCGAGGGTAGTGTCGTGCGCCTTGGCGGGGCCCGTGACCCGGGAGGCCACGCGCATACTGCTCCAGAGCAGGCACAGGGCGGACGCGCTCGCAGCCAGGAGCCAGTAGTGCCTGCGACGCAGTTTGCCCAGCTCGAGGATCACGGTTGTCCGCGCATGCCGAACCCATGAGGCGGACAGCAGCGTCGGCTCCGCGAGCGAGTCGGATGCGGTGCCAGCGGCACTCGGCGGAGTGCTCATCGGGCTATGCCCCGGGACGTGGCCGCCGGCTGAGCGGTAAGGACGGGGTCGGTCAGTTCGAGGAAGGCCTGCTCCAGGGTCTTGCGCACGGTCTGGACGCGGTAGACGGTCGTGCCCGAGGTGACGATGCTGGTGATGAGATCGCCGACGTCGTCGTCGGGCATCATCGCCGTGCGCACCACGGCGTCGTGGACCTCATGCGGCACCCCGAGGGAGGTCAGAAGGGTGGAGACGGCCGTGGGGGCGGAGACGGTCATCTCGATGACACCGTCGTCGTGCAGGCCGGACAGAGTGCCCTGGTAGCGCAGGCGCCCGGCACAGATGATGCCAACAGTGTCGGCCAGCTGCTCGATCTCGGACAGGGTGGGAGAGGAGACCATGATCGTTACCCCCTCCTGGCGGGAGAGGGTCATGATGAGCTGGCGGATCTCGGCCACGTCGACCGGGTCGAGCCCCTTGGTGGGCTCGTCCAGCAGCAGGAGAGGAGAGTCCGCCAGGAGCGCCATGGCCAGTCCGAGCCGCTGCTTCAGGCTCGTTGAGTAGTGCCTGACCTGCCTGCCCTCCTGCCCGTCCAGGTCGACGGTGGCCAGAGCGTGCTCGATGCGGTTGGACGAGAGTCCCAGGTAGGAGGCCACCATGACGAGGTTCTCCCGGCCGGTCAGGGTCGGGTAGTAGGAGGGGCCCTCGATGAGGGATCCGATCGCTCCCGGGGGCAGAGGCCGGCGGGAGCTGACCGCACGTCCCAGGACACTTATGTGTCCCGACGTCGGGCGGGCCAGTCCCAGCAGGAGCTTCATGGTGGTGGACTTGCCGGCTCCGTTGGGTCCCAGGAGCCCGTAGATACCGCCGGCGGGTACTCGCAGGTTCACCCCGTCGACGACGTTGACGCCGTTGTAGGAGCGGGTCAGGCCGTCGGTGGCCACCGCGAGCTCTCCGACCGGGGCCGGGAAGGCCTCGGCAACGGTGGGGGCGACGAGGCGCGGGCTGGTAGGGGAGGAGGGTGCGGGGTCCGAGACGGGACTGGCGACAGGGCGACCGGTCGTGATGTCCTGATCGGGGAAGGAGATGGTGGGAGGTGCAGGCGCCGTGGCTGTCATCGGGGAGCTCAGCGAGGCAGTCAGGGGTGCGATGCTCATGAAACCATGTAAGCGCTTAAAATATTATGGGCGCACCAACTTCAGCCTATTTGTCCCCCTCGGGGGGCGAACGCGGTGCCGCAGCCGTTCCCTGGTCGGGTGGCTGCGGCACCGCGCGGTATTCTCCTGGTCTGTCCCGTCACTCGAAGGCTCGACGGCGGGCTCTCCCAGGGGCTTGAGAGGTCCTTAGATGAGGGTGAGCGACTGTCGCGCGATGGCGAGCTCCTCGTTGGTGGGGACCACGAGCACCGTGACCTTTGAGCCCGGTGTGGAGATGACGCGCGGCTCGTCGGAGCGGGTCTCGTTGAGCGCGGGGTCGATCTCCACACCCATGTAGACCAGGCGCTCGCACAGCTCGCGGCGCAGGTTCGCGTCGTTCTCGCCGATACCGGCGGTGAAGGTCAGCGCGTCCAGGCCACCCATGACGGCGGTGTAGGCGCCCACGTACTTCACAAGGCGGTGCAGGTAGATGTCCATGGCCTCACGGGCCTCCTGCTCGCCGGCGCCGATGCGCTTCCACACCTCGCGCATGTCGTTGTCGCCAGCCAGCCCCTTCATTCCCGAGCTGCGGTTGAACAGGTGGTCGATCTCCTCGATCGACATGCCCGCCACGCGCGCCAGGTGGAAGACGGCGGCCGGGTCGATGTCACCGGTGCGCCCGCCCATGACCAGGCCCTCCAGCGGGGTCAGTCCCATGGAGGTGTCCACGGCGTGCCCGGCCACGACCGCCGAGGCCGAGGCCCCATTGCCCAGGTGCAGGACGATCTGCTTGAGGTCGTCGCGCCCCAGGAACTCGGAGACCGCCCCGGAGACGAACTGGTGGCTGGTGCCGTGGGCGCCGTAACGGCGGATGGAGTAGGTGTCGGCCACCTCGCGGTTCAGGGCGTAGCGAGCGGCCTCCTCGGGCAGGTCCTGGAAGAAGGCGGTGTCGAACACGGCCACGTGCGGCACGTCGGACAGCAGGCGGCGTCCCACCTCGATGCCCTTGAGGTGGGCGGGGTTGTGCAGCGGGCCCAGCGGCACGAGCTGCTCGATGCGGGTCACGATCTCGTCGTCGATGAGGGCCGGACCGGAGAAGTAGTGCCCGCCCTGGACGACGCGGTGACCCACGGCCACGATGTGGGCGTCGGCCAGCGAGGGGCCCTGCTCCTCGAACAGGCGCAGCACCTCGGCCAGGCCGAAGCCGTGGTCGGGGACCGGCTCGGTGATCTCGGTGCGCTCCTCGCCGTGCTTGTGCGTGATGGCACCGGTCTCCTCGCCGATGCGCTCCACCAGGCCGGAGGCGAGCGAGGCTCCGGAGTCGGGGTCGACCAGCTGGTACTTGATGGAGGAGGAGCCGGAGTTGATAACGAGGACGGTGCGCTGAGTCACGGGGTGCCTTTCAAGAACGGTATGGGACGGACTGCGGGGATGGCTGGCAAGGACTGACCGGGATCCGGCGGCGCGGGGCCGGGACCAGAGAGCGAACTGGCAGCTGGTCCCGGCCCCGGGCCGGTGAGAACCTCAGCCCTGGGCCTGGACGGCGGTGATGGCGACGGTGTTGATGATGTCCTCCACCAGGGCGCCGCGCGAGAGGTCGTTGACCGGCTTGTTGAGGCCCTGGAGGACGGGGCCGATGGCGATGGCGCCAGAGGAGCGCTGGACCGCCTTGTAACCGATGTTGCCGCTGGACAGGTCCGGGAAGATGAAGACGTTGGCCCGTCCGGCCACGAGAGAATCGGGGGCCTTCTTGGCGGCCACGGTCGGGTCGATGGCGGCGTCGTACTGGATGGGGCCCTCGACGGCGAGGTCGGGCTCCTTGGACCGCACCAGCTCGGTGGCCTCGCGGACCTTGTCGACGTCCGCACCCTTTCCGGAGGTCCCGGTGGAGAAGGACAGCATCGCCACGCGCGGCTCGACGCCGAACTGGCGGGCCGTGGCGGCCGAGGAGATGGCGATGTCGGCCAGCTCGGCGGCGTTGGGCTCGGGGTTGACGGCGCAGTCACCGTAGACGAGCACCCGGTCCTCCAGGAGCATGAGGAAGACGGAGGAGACGATCGAGGTCCCCGGCTTGGTCTTGATGATCTGGAAGGAGGGGACGATCGTGTGGGCGGTGGTGTGAGCCGCACCCGAGACCATGCCGTCGGCGTCGCCCATGTGGACCATCATCGTGCCGAAGTAGGACACGTCCTGGACCTTCTCCCGGGCCTGCTCCAGGGTGACGCCCTTCTTGGCGCGCAGGCGGGCGAACTCCTCAGCGTACTTCTCCAGCAGCTCGGGGTCCCTGGTGGAGATGACCCGGGCGGCGGCGATGTCCAGACCCAGCTCGGTGGCGCGGGCGCGCACGGTGGTCTCGTCACCCAGCAGCACCAGGTCGGCGATGCCCCGGCGCAGGATGGCGTCGGCGGCCCGCAGGACCCGGTCGTCGTCGGGCTCGGGCAGGACGATCGTCCTGCGGTCGGTGCGCGAGCGCTCCACCAGCTCGGCCTGGAACATGATCGGAGTGACGACCTCGGAGGGCTCGACCTCCAGTGCGGACAGAAGGGCGTCGACGTCGGCCTCATGCTCGAAGGTGGTCACGGCCACGTCGATCTTGCGCTCGGAGCCGTGGGCGAGCAGGCCCTGCAGGGAGCCGGCCCTCGAGGCGGCGGTGAAGGTATCCAGCGGGGAGGTGATGACCGGGATATTGACGTCCAGACCCTCCAGGAGGCGCAGCGCGTGGGGCGCCACCTCGAAGCCCCCGTTGAGGATGAGGCCGGACAGGATCGGGAAGCTGGAGGATGCCTGGGCCGCCATGAGCGAGATGAGCATGGCGGACCGGTCGGCCGGCACAATGGCGACCTGGCCGGCGGTCAGGCGCTCCAGGACGTGGGAGACGTCCATGGCGCACACGAGGACGGACTCGGCCTCG from Actinomyces sp. Marseille-P3109 encodes:
- a CDS encoding acetate/propionate family kinase, whose product is MTQRTVLVINSGSSSIKYQLVDPDSGASLASGLVERIGEETGAITHKHGEERTEITEPVPDHGFGLAEVLRLFEEQGPSLADAHIVAVGHRVVQGGHYFSGPALIDDEIVTRIEQLVPLGPLHNPAHLKGIEVGRRLLSDVPHVAVFDTAFFQDLPEEAARYALNREVADTYSIRRYGAHGTSHQFVSGAVSEFLGRDDLKQIVLHLGNGASASAVVAGHAVDTSMGLTPLEGLVMGGRTGDIDPAAVFHLARVAGMSIEEIDHLFNRSSGMKGLAGDNDMREVWKRIGAGEQEAREAMDIYLHRLVKYVGAYTAVMGGLDALTFTAGIGENDANLRRELCERLVYMGVEIDPALNETRSDEPRVISTPGSKVTVLVVPTNEELAIARQSLTLI
- a CDS encoding ABC transporter permease, yielding MSTPPSAAGTASDSLAEPTLLSASWVRHARTTVILELGKLRRRHYWLLAASASALCLLWSSMRVASRVTGPAKAHDTTLALDELLQVITVLMPVVTALLASRIVTADTEERMGQLMTALGQRPLTRYRGKLVIVFLTASAMETAVLVLLAAAAAPLGLTVTTSYWRALPPALVVMACSALAVASVQLMLSMCFDRQAIGLGTAAVGGLIAGSLPHAYLGSFTWLLPWGIIPSATPIDTVASYASIHATGDMTLATQPWILAVFAALAATGWTVIAHTAIVHRVNYR
- the pta gene encoding phosphate acetyltransferase; its protein translation is MARSIYIASPNAGTGKSTVALGLVSCLTKVVAKVGVFRPFVESREGDAFLSLLLARAGSTTPAEQCVGATWDEFHTDPEEALARIVDAYRALAREHDVVIIDGSDFTDVAGNPELALNARVAANIGVPILLVVSGQYDPEDVVGSVEVSMAEIADNHARTVAAVANKCRPDTRQAVADALAAVEGITSTTLPEVPLLAAPAVHEVLDAVEGTLIAGDETLLDREAESVLVCAMDVSHVLERLTAGQVAIVPADRSAMLISLMAAQASSSFPILSGLILNGGFEVAPHALRLLEGLDVNIPVITSPLDTFTAASRAGSLQGLLAHGSERKIDVAVTTFEHEADVDALLSALEVEPSEVVTPIMFQAELVERSRTDRRTIVLPEPDDDRVLRAADAILRRGIADLVLLGDETTVRARATELGLDIAAARVISTRDPELLEKYAEEFARLRAKKGVTLEQAREKVQDVSYFGTMMVHMGDADGMVSGAAHTTAHTIVPSFQIIKTKPGTSIVSSVFLMLLEDRVLVYGDCAVNPEPNAAELADIAISSAATARQFGVEPRVAMLSFSTGTSGKGADVDKVREATELVRSKEPDLAVEGPIQYDAAIDPTVAAKKAPDSLVAGRANVFIFPDLSSGNIGYKAVQRSSGAIAIGPVLQGLNKPVNDLSRGALVEDIINTVAITAVQAQG
- a CDS encoding ATP-binding cassette domain-containing protein, whose amino-acid sequence is MSIAPLTASLSSPMTATAPAPPTISFPDQDITTGRPVASPVSDPAPSSPTSPRLVAPTVAEAFPAPVGELAVATDGLTRSYNGVNVVDGVNLRVPAGGIYGLLGPNGAGKSTTMKLLLGLARPTSGHISVLGRAVSSRRPLPPGAIGSLIEGPSYYPTLTGRENLVMVASYLGLSSNRIEHALATVDLDGQEGRQVRHYSTSLKQRLGLAMALLADSPLLLLDEPTKGLDPVDVAEIRQLIMTLSRQEGVTIMVSSPTLSEIEQLADTVGIICAGRLRYQGTLSGLHDDGVIEMTVSAPTAVSTLLTSLGVPHEVHDAVVRTAMMPDDDVGDLITSIVTSGTTVYRVQTVRKTLEQAFLELTDPVLTAQPAATSRGIAR
- a CDS encoding ABC transporter permease; amino-acid sequence: MSSSLTTPGPPTTPTSTDDLTARTPSAARRRRPLVRDAWYWENRKAPNRWYWGAVTVLCALASLSGYLQYRTYRDEFQALGATWDIIWPQSTLLLSMLILPLALSGFAAQIAAGEHQGRNWQRMSADHVESAIIAGKLLHGLQVAVTTTAILILTVALTGLVAGFHLPGLAAYLPRFGAVALGMWVILTFVTWLGTIMRSFASTMTTALLGAVAGTAMLLVAQPLSILNPMTALTRATASLNPEAMTSPSSAATDGLICLAWVAVLALVLLRTVRRW